The nucleotide window CGTTAACGGTCGCCCACGAGATGAAAATGGGAGGAGTGGACGTCGTTGGTCTTTTTCTCCCGCCGAGCAGTGATTTTTCCGGAGAGAAATCGAGACCGAAAGAAATGATCGCTGACTTGGCAGCGATGTCGAATCTGGCACCAAATGCTCTATTGAAAACAGCGGGAAAGATGGCCCGTAATAAATATATAAGGAACATAGGCGCTCATTTATATCCTGCAAACGGAGCAAAGGTATGGGATATCCCCCTATTTTTAAGAAAAAATGTAAGGGAAATCAATGGGGAGCGGCAAGTAGAAAGCATAACCGTAGATTTAATCGATGCTCACGGCGGAGTGCACCCGAATCGCCAGAAAAAAATAGAAGTCGATTGCGTTTGTATTTCCGGAGGGCTCTATCCTGTATCGGAACTCCCTGCCGCGATTGGATGCGCTTCTGCCTACATCGAAGAATTAGGCGGGCATGTCCCTTTGCATGGGGAAGATTTGCAGACAACCCAAGACGGGATGTATGTCGCGGGGAACATCACAGGCATTGAAGGCGCAAAAATAGCGATGGCGCAAGGCCGCTTAGTAGGCTTTGCCGTCAGCGAAAGAGCAGGGTTTGTTCAAGATGTTGATGGCCAACGTAGGCTTGAATACACGGGCAAAATTAAAGAAGCACGGGAAACATCCGCGATCAAATTCATGCGAAACATTGATGAGGGTCGGGAAAAAATGACGAGGCGGTGGCGTGATAGAAATACTTAGAGTAAAGAGAAAAGAAAGGGTATGCTTTTTTCCGGTTTTTCGTAAAGCATACCTTTTACAATTTTAGATTATACTTATATTGTGTGATTATCGATTCACACCAATCAGGTAATGGGTGATATTTTTCCTCAATCCTATCCTTATCAAGAACAGCTATAACACTCGCTTCAAGTGTGGAATTATCGACTAAAATTAATGAATCGATATTTGTATAGTTTCGGTTTAAATTAAACAGGCACTTATCACTTCTGCGAATGACATCATTTGTAGGGATGTCATGACCGCCATTCTCAACTCTTTTAGCTATTCTCATAATGTTGATGTTAACATCGTAAGTTCCGACAAAAATCATTTGAATGAAGAAGCCCTTCCGTCGTGCCTTTTTAATTTGGTTAATGGTTGTTTGCCCTGCTAATGTCGTTTCTACAGAAAAGTCCGTCCCTGTGTTGATACATTCATTTGCTAAACGAAGCGCTTCTCTGCCGGCACTTACTTCTGGTTGTTCAGAACCTTTATCCATATGCCTTCTCATCAATGCATCCGGATCAATATTGATAGCTGCCCCGATAAAATCATAAAACATGGCTCGAACTGTGCTTTTTCCTGAACCGTTATTTCCTGCGAAAATGTACATAACCGGTTGATTTTCTTTCAATCCTCTTCACCTGCATCACGTACGGGTTCGATATATCCGTTAGGGTAATGTCTCACGATGGTTTTTCTCTCCGGATCATAATATACAATGTGCGTACTATTCACTTTCGCGTCTAACAATGCACGTTCTCCTGTCATACGAACCACTTTTTCCAAACGATCAATATCTAGACCTCGCATATCATACACGCCTCCTACCTCGATACAAACTTCTCTAAAATTAGTTTATCATTGTGAGAAGGTACCGACAATTCGCTTCTTTACCACACTCCATCAACTTTCCTAACATAATCATGTAAAATAGGGAGAGAGGAGGGGTTTTGATGCCAGAAAATAAAGAAACAGGCTATATTCACGGCCATGAGGAGAAAGAGCGTCATTATGGGAGTTTGGTCCCGCCTATTTATCAAACAAGTACGTTTACGTTTCCTACTGCGGAGAGTGGGGCGGCTCGTTTTTCCGGAAATGAAAGCGGATACATGTATAGTCGCTTAGGGAACCCGACCGTCCGGGAATTTGAAGAGCGTATGGCTGAGGCTGAGAGCGGAGAAAAAGCGCTTGCGTTTGCTTCCGGGATGGCCGCTGTCTCTGCCGTTTTAACGTC belongs to Salicibibacter cibi and includes:
- a CDS encoding NAD(P)/FAD-dependent oxidoreductase gives rise to the protein MKYDLIIIGSGPAGLSAGIEAAKHGAKVIIIDENPFTGGKLIGQLHEEPNNGWWIGKQVAETLTEEAKTLGIRFLHEREVWGVFPKWTVKLNKGEELHAPFVLIATGAAEKAIPIPGWTLPGVMAIGAAQVMNNYHRVQPGEKVAVIGVDPLALTVAHEMKMGGVDVVGLFLPPSSDFSGEKSRPKEMIADLAAMSNLAPNALLKTAGKMARNKYIRNIGAHLYPANGAKVWDIPLFLRKNVREINGERQVESITVDLIDAHGGVHPNRQKKIEVDCVCISGGLYPVSELPAAIGCASAYIEELGGHVPLHGEDLQTTQDGMYVAGNITGIEGAKIAMAQGRLVGFAVSERAGFVQDVDGQRRLEYTGKIKEARETSAIKFMRNIDEGREKMTRRWRDRNT
- a CDS encoding zeta toxin family protein, whose amino-acid sequence is MKENQPVMYIFAGNNGSGKSTVRAMFYDFIGAAINIDPDALMRRHMDKGSEQPEVSAGREALRLANECINTGTDFSVETTLAGQTTINQIKKARRKGFFIQMIFVGTYDVNINIMRIAKRVENGGHDIPTNDVIRRSDKCLFNLNRNYTNIDSLILVDNSTLEASVIAVLDKDRIEEKYHPLPDWCESIITQYKYNLKL